TGAAAAATTGTCTAGAAAGCTGAAAGTCATAAACTGTATGTGTATTCAAAGGCTGTATATGCATTTAAAAGGCTTGAAAATTAAcgttgaaattaattaaatttatattagggAGGGGAAATCGATTAAAAGAAAGGCCAATAGGTTTGttgatttcattattattattattattatctttggcttcaaaataaaaattttatattcaatAGGTCTATCATATTAATTTAGTTGATCAAATTTTTGCTATATTTCgggtatgtaggagattcgaatattcatTCTGTCAGATGAAATTATCTCTATTTTATTGAATTTAGTTATTATTTTGAAAGTTCCAGGTGAGtgataattatagtacatggtacCGTTTtgatcccttttaaaatttcttaacattgaattgttattaaatgaaattttaaattaatattttaaatgaaattttaatttaatattttaacaattattttatatgtaattttttagagttttattttattattgaattttaatctaattttgattaaataatttattttgttaCTTATCTatgcattagagccattaggatttCTGGAACAGACCTTtaatgtctttatattgattgatatctgactATAAAAAATTACCAATGTGGTACATTGAATTGATTTAATCTTATtaactctctgaaattattgaaataaactgttGAAATTGcattatcagttattatttgctatctgaaattttttgttgattttgattgatttgtacaaattgattttctattttgaattggtacttgTATTTAGTATCTGTATTTATTATCTGACCCTACCATGTGGACTATcatggtattaggttgcattgttaaGTCATGCATCATTtcaatttatggtttgcattagtatcatatgcattgatatctgtgaaggagaaggaaggtatctaatatctggtagcgcgcttatcatctggcctttggtaatgtggggtatcatcaccctagtatactgtaccataaaatttttattaaatgaatttcttatatatatatgttttatgaaattattttactaATGATTGTGATAGCATAAGcatgattttattaaataaaaaatttattgtgaaattaatcaagcgtctgcttgTTCTTATtctgttgtgtgctataattatcattcactgaacaTTAGCTCAAACTACGTTTTCTCTgcctgttatctgtttcagatcagtagaattctgcagatTATCCAAATATTAAGTCCATTTTTTAGAGATAGACAATCTTTAATTTACTCTTATGGTATGTTCGAATTCATGTTTACTCGggttaataattagtttagtttattaaacaatttaaatttttatttgaaatctgtaaaaaCTCTGCAGTTTATTTATGGGTTATTTACGttgtttattcagtattttgtttatttggattttatctatattttttggGTTAacaagtgacaatatatttatttaagataCTCTAATAAGACTTGCATgatttaaaaatacttaaattatgcactGATCGCGACATAAAATTTTGAGTCGTGACAATATatgcttttaaaaattaaatcatttttaaatatatatttatctctATATATATTACTAATTATATTTAGAGATAGTAATAAATgagataaatatttatttatctcTAACAATATATAgagataaataaataattttttgagataaaattttaagtcaCTGTAGCAATAGACACTTTTGGGTTATTTGaattttttcttaaattaatcgacttaaataaaaattgatatttttaaaaatggtAACTAAAACTATATTAATAAatcaaaaattgaaataaaaaactaaattaattaaattcatttttttattttaaaccgaaatttatctagcccctaatttCCTATTTATAATTAGTCAACCAAACATTATGTatatattgaagaaaaaaaaaaggacaaagtCACAAAGGTAAACACTAAGCGAATGTCAATGCACGTGTTTTTTTATGTCAATTCATGATCTATTGTAGGGCACAATTTTTCTATGGGCTAGtattattcaatttaaattaaaaaataaattgagagcttgagtaattaatttcatttatattttataataaataaataaatagaatagagttaatgtaattattttatttagttcATGATTAGTTTAATATGCAATGTTTAAATACTAAAgagatttcaatttaattttaatctaaattattgataaattatgaattttaaataatattattttgtttattaaaaactttttaaagttattttaaaataatattattttataaataattcaaaattcatattcaaataatatatatattctaCACATTTATAAGCATAATATACACCCATGATTAACTTAAGaccttaatattatttaattaaaaacatATCATTCATAGGATAGATCAGATTCGAGCTCCACTCTCCCGTTTTATAGTTTTataaatatgaaatttcatattaaaatttaattggatttatttatctttttttcaaataaattaataaattataattttggtttAAGTTTTGAAAAGTATTGGAGCCTAGCACACTGACTCCTCACCTATAAAGTTTGATGGAGACCCCTATCAACAAATAATAATTTCACCATCTTTTAAATATGCTTGAAAATTTAGTCAagcagagcaaaaagaaagaaatcaTGGAAGACTCAGTCCCTTGCTTCTTCCTTTCCGTTCTCATCCTCTTCCTTGTTTTTAAAACTTTCCGATCAAGAATATGCTACAGAAACCTCCCTCCTAGTCCACCTGCACTTCCAATTATCGGCCACCTTCGCCTCCTAAAACCACGCATGTACCGCACTCTCCAAAATCTCGCTAAAGAATACGGCCCCATCTTCTCCCTCCGCTTCGGATGCCGCCTTGTTGTTGTAGTCTCATCATCATCTGCAGTGGAAGAATGCTTCACCAAGAACGACGTCATCTTAGCCAACCGCCCAAAATTTCTAGCAGGCAAGCACATAGCTTATAACAACACTACCATCGCTCAATCCTCCTACGGCGATCACTGGCGCAACCTCCGCCGCATTGTGGCCATTGAGATCTTCTCTACTGCTCGCCTAAACAAGTTTCTAAGCATCCGAAAAGACGAAATCAAGCGATTAATCACAAAGTTATCACAAAGGTCGCTTCAAGATTTTGCCAAGGTAGAGTTGAAATCATTGTTCAAAGAGCTAACGTTTAACATAACAGTGAGAATGATCGCAGGGAAGAGGTATTACGGAGAAGATGTGAGTGACGAGGAAGAGGCGAGACGGTTTAGGGAGTTAATGGTTGACGTAGTTTCGTATATAGGGGCGTCGAATCCAGGAGATTTCTTGCCGATTTTGAATTGGATTGATGGCGGTAGGTTTGAGAAGAAATTGAAAAGCTTTGGGAAAAGAACTGATGAATTTGCACAACGGTTGATTGATGAACACAGAAGTAAGAAGAATAATTTAGAGAGCATGAACACCATGATTGATCATCTTCTTTCTTCGCAAGAATCAGAACCTGATTATCACACTGACGAGACTATCAAAGGGCTTGTGTTGGTTAGTGCTCTGTCTCTactctgtttcttcttcttctctccaaGTAAAACGAAgttgaaaaatatttattattattattataatttgctATCCACATGTGAAGATAAGAATCAGGACAAGTCATTTTGCCCGTTTCAAAAAACAAaaatgattttttaagaaattaaatattGTGAATGATTTTGTCAGAAAACAGAGTAGGTGGGTCAAATTACATATTTATATTTCTTAAATTAATGTGGTCAAGGAAATTTTATCAATTAtaaactttatttttcttatttttatgttTCTTAAATGTTTCAATTCATAtaagtatttaattttatttatttacaattttttaattaatctatttttaagtgcatttaaatttgatattttaattttataattaaatatagtaAAAATAACGGCTAAAAAAATcatgtaatttttaaatttttataattttattttatattataaaaattatctattaaatttaaaattttttaatttttactaattttattttattattaataaaatcattATCTCATTAACGGGCGCTACATCAAATGTCACAGAGACATCATGTTAAATGTCACATTACGCTATAATAAGATATAATTAATAAgagtaaaaaatataatatttgatTAGCAATTTAGGATTTTTTTAGcaattttttcaatttattttaatttatataaaattttaaattattttttaaaattaaaaattaattaacaatttaatttgaattaatttacttgacctaaaaatgattcAATACTAAAATATGATAAATAGTAGTgaaagaaatgaaaataaaaataaaaatacttaaaatgacatgaaatgaagtaataataaataatttatggcctttaaatattaatataaaattagttTAGAACATAATTGAATGATAAAAAATGattcatatattaattttaactagttttaaaaatttagttgtaattgtactatacatattttaattatttacatatataatttttatagtaaatatttaaaaatatatatattttttaatctttaaattaTGTTATAAATAATAAGGTGTAAAGTATTCGTAAaagttatttaaataaaatatattataattaataatttatattttaattttaataatttaaaaaaatatcaaaaaaatcttacacttttaattttttataaatatattatgtattaattaaattatgaattaaactttatatttttttaatttttatcaattacaTCTTATTATTAACATGATGCAGTACTTGATGCGACAGTTAACGTGGTCTCTAATTTAGTGAAATAATGACTTTGTTAATGatagaataaaattaataaaaattaaaaaatttaagatttaattgataatttttataatataagataagattataaaaatttaaaaaatataaaatttttaatggaATTACATTTTTAATTGAGCTTGTACAGGGCTTGATATTTGCGGGGACCGATACATCAGCGGTGACGTTAGAATGGGCAATGTCCAATCTACTCAATAATCCACACGTATTGAAGAAAGCTAGAGATGAAATAGAAACTCAAGTTGGCCCACAATGCTTACTAGATGAACCTCCTCTCTCCAAACTACCATACCTCCAAAACATCTTCCACGAAACCCTCCGATTATACCCGGCCACCCCACTCCTTGTCCCTCATGAAGCATCTGATGATTGCACTATTGGAGGATACAATGTGCCACGTGGCACAATCGTATTGGTAAATGCATGGGCTTTGCACAGAGATCCTGCGCTTTGGGATGATCCAATGAGTTTTAAGCCTGAGAGATTTGATGACGGAGGAGGGGAGGGCTCCAAGTTTACACCATTTGGATTGGGGAGAAGGGCTTGTCCAGGAGCAGGCCTAGCCCAACGTGTTGTGATTTTGGCTTTGGGAACGTTGATTCAATGCTTTGAATGGAACAGGGTCACCGATGAGGAAATTGATATGATGGAAGGCAGAGGTCTCACCATGCCGAAGCTTGAGCCGCTAGAAGCCATGTGCAAAGCTCGCCCGATTGTCAAGAATATTCTCTATTAATTAGTTTAATATTGCTGAAATATGAATGTTTTATTATCTTGTTTAAGTATGTTAAGTGCTTATTAATTTGAATAATGAATGTAATCTTATATTAAGAATATTACTTTGAAAAATCGTTTACTAATCTATCTTAAATTAgttttcaaattattttattattattttttacaaaaaatataatatcatttttttaattcaaaactTTATTCAATTCATAATTTTATATGTGAATTCTTTCTTCGTGAACATGCTGTCTTGAGATAACGCAAGATATTCCTTCTCGAATCCTGCTTGTGAATTCGCTGATTGTGAATTCTTCCTTCACACCATTCGAAGGTGGGTCTCGACCTAAGTTTGCACGAAAGGTGGCGTAACGGTTTGATAGTTCTCCACTCCTATTCTCGGCAATTGACAAGATTGTCACAAGCTAACTCTTGTTATATGGAGCTAACAATCGCGAAGCTATACAGGTACCTGCGAAAAACCTCGAAGATTCTTAATATTTGGGCTTAAGCGAACTTGTCAGATAGGGGGGAAGGCTGGCCTAGGGGCCCTGGCCAAGGGGGACCTAAGTGTCGCGCGGGCTAAAACTCTCGTCCCATGACAAAGTGGTATCAGAATAGGCTCTAGATAATCTGAATCACGCTAAGCGCCCCAACGGGACCGGGGTAGGCAAGGTGCCGATAGCGACAAGAATGTTGTTGGAATCAAGTGGGGGAGAGTGTCAAGGCTCAATGGGATAAAGGCAAACAATGATTTCTCAATCCCACGTTGGATAAGAAAGAGGTGGTCCAAATAAACCCTTGTTTCTCTCAACTCACCACATAAAAGAACTAAAAGCAGCCATGTACAGATTAAAGAGAGAAACCAAGGATTTTTGAGAGACAGAATTTGATGGATTTGGAGAgtttaacaaaataaaaatttgggAGACGAATacgttttaattttaaaattgaattaaaataaaatagctttattaaaataatttttaaaatgtaaatataattttttaataattctatttatttatGAGACCATTTATAttaagaaattataaaataaattgaattttatgaGATGCACtgcattaaaaaatattatattaaaagttttaattaatttcaaattttataataaaaataaattaaattataaattaaattgaagtaatttaatttttttattcaattcaTAATCAATTCGAATTAATGTAAGTTGATTTAATTCAAGGCTGGATTCCATTTCCtcctaataaattttgatttgatttttactTTTGAAAAATTTTGCGCCTAGCACACTAAATGTACTCTATCAATAGCAATGGTCCAATATGTAGACATAAGGAAgagatataatatttaaatttagatgtcttttaatgtattttattgaatttttttaaaattttattttttattatttaaattttttttaatataagttataattttttttattttaattaaataaatgaaaaaaatctTTTAACACAAATTCATTAAGTTTTTTATTGAGCAAATTAATATAAGATCCCTgtattttatcaaaatttattttaaaacaattaaaatgttccttatttattcttttttgttttttcaGAATCCGTTAATCAAAAGAGTATGGTCTAGTAAGAGTGAGGAATTATTAGGTGCACCCGGTGCACATACACCTTCTCTGACAATTATGTGGGACTCATTTCCTATATATAATAGAAATGACCCACTTTCTGTGAGAGAGAGAGCACTATTTTTTAGTGCATCAGGTGTACCTAATAATTAGCTAGTAAGAGTAGAGAAAATTTTCTACTCCAAAAATACCCTCACATATTATAAATCCATCTACCGCTTCTCCTACTCTTCACAGCCATGAAATCATCAAATCCATTCCCTTCACCATCACAGATTCTTACCCACAAAATCCCCAAATACCAGCTGAGACCACCAAGGCCACATTCTTTCCCACGACATCCAGCATCCAAACCTTTTGGTGATTTGGCCTCTAGCACAAACCTTTGATGACTGCCTGCGCTGCATTATTGTCTCCTATGCACTTATTACTGAACATTCTTATCTCCTTTACATCTATCATCAACGCCACTGTTTTGGTTGATCTCCAAGCTACAAACACAGCATTTGGGCATTAGTGATAATGAAAAACTCATTTGATGATGAGCCTTTTTGTTATTAAAAAGCTTACAGTGACAAATATTCTGAGAACCCATGTTTGTGAAGGTCTCCATTGATAAGTTGGAAGGTGCAGTAATTGTTCATGGCATATGATTTAGATGGTGGCGACAGGAAGGATTAATGGTAGTGGTGTAGGGGAAGTGCTGCAAGGTGATGTCCATGAGACAAAAATGTaataaaaagagaaagaaaaagaaatagaaaGACAGGAAAACTTTAAAAGTGTTGTagcatatatataaatttaaggtacatatacaatGGCATCACAAGAAAAGAATAATATAAGAAATTACGTGATTCAACCATGCAAgactagaaaaaaaaaactaaaaagaaGTAAAATACAATGACCACAATATATTCCTAATATCTCACAAATTTACTGTAAGACTTTTCGATTAGATTTATTTCACCTATCTATCATCACTAAAGCAGTCcccaattttcatggagaaatcAGAACACCAAGTTGAAGATTGAAATGAATTTCAGGTAGATTTCAAGTCAATCCAATCGAAGAATTGTTCAAGACACTTCCATTAACCTTCTAGTGGAGTTCATACTCCCAAACTGTTTGTTATGATCCACTTCTGCTGATACAACTTCTTTCTCTCCGGCTGCAGTTTCTCTCATCACTTTCTTCAAGTCGacttctgtcacgacccaacctatgggccgaaccggcactaggacctgagccagcctaaagccccgaggctcgtagtaagcctaactattcactaacccaactctaaggcccatttgggcccaatttcaagaaatcaaccggacagagtcctgccataaaatggacctttcaacggggagtttttgacccactcaacctgtaaacacaacaaataatcaattggggagctcagctcaccctctacatactcatatcaacacaaaaataaatgggagctcagctcccttgtCTAGTCCATCAAATATGCATGTGATAAAAATTTTACtgatccaaaataacaatttatagtacagacccaaatcaattaaatatttctaacacatgcggaaattctagaagtttataaaattacacaaacatgaataagcgacctgcgaggaagaaaagcaggttaacctcaaaaatatcctcctgtggcctggaaaaatattgaacaggagtgagtgttcgactcagagagtaaaatattaattttaaccataatctctataactatctaagctaatgcaccctgtagagtgaaatgcaacattagcaataatttcacatcacaacatcaaaaaggtaatttggagcactcacacacccagtaatatcaatcataatatatgggagctgatcccctatacagctctcttaaatccaacctgtgccagcgaagaactaaagccggactttcgcttaaccaaatcagggtcccagcaaagaactcaagccgtgtctaccccgaaggaccaggtcccaacaaagatctcaagccatgtctacccgtcctatccatagtcaacaccacatcacacgcacgccaacgcacgcgcactactccaaattaccacaacaacatccatggcactttaacagttatgaatgcaacataaaacgtgcctagagtttaactacatagatacatacatataagtgatgcatgggcatgcttaaacatataataatatcgaaattacaattaaaattaacattttactCACCGACTTGatggcaatcactgtggcggctgggcggaggaagaaggctgtccctgctcacctgacaattttattacaatcatttaataaatttgactcaatacaaactaagaaaagaccaaatacgtcctaagtcataccgaaaatccggcagagtctcccctatacctaggacctacccgacctgcaaaagggctcaaaatacacttctatattcacaatccatatatccacaactcaatcacatcacacagcctctcctaagcccatccaaacagtcatccatcacaatatgtaaaatttcaatttagtccttataattgactctttttgcaaaaactatccaaatgaactctaaaaattctaaaactttgcccacaatccttagcaatattactaggctaatgcaaaaagaatcataattttctgagctaccacgaatattttatggatttttaatctcatttaagcactagaaaattacgaaaaagtaaggttcgggtttacctatgccgattccgacttctgggatgcgctcgggacatctgacaatggtggggtagccaaaagcTCGATCCAATTTGAAGACTTTTCCGGTAATCAGTCTATCTGGCCAGAAATTCATaaaccggacaactgtcgaatttctgcgaattgaagatacttacacgaagcccacgacacgggggttagtacataaattttacggaattttctaaactcatttaatactcggaaaaacactacgaagtttcgtgggacccaccaaaaaacggtatcggaaaaatttggaatttatatcgccgcgaagctctcgacgagtggagcgctctggtactctcggttttctcgtgaggttcacggtttgcgagaaatctaacccaaaagtcaaaataggctaaaacttcccgggcaaaaattggacaaaccggtcaatggatttcggtgttcttggtgtctatagaaagctctcgacgagtagatggatttagacacaagacccgatccgattggtggccATATCGACCGGATTTCAgccgggaagacgaagcggcgcTCTTGAGCGTCGCGTCTCTTCGGGCGCCTTTTTCCGGCTTTCCAGGCTGCAGCCGGCTAGTTGGGGCGGCTGGGGACGTGCGCCAGCGGGCTGGGATAGCAGGGGAGGCGGCGGTGcgacaaggggaggagggaggagagagaaaacgggagagaaagagagaaaggagGAAACGCGCAGGGGAGAAAAAGAGAATAAGAAGGAGCCGGTCCAATTCAATCGGTCCGATCCGATCCTGTTCAATTAGGtctgttcgattcgaaatacaaaattttaaatttttactctgtcttgggatcgaaaacgaggcccaaaaatttcgaaaaaaattctagaaaactcagaaaaatgcgtagactacaaatatatttttagttttgccatgtggtctttaaattaatttttaaaaatcatcaaagtttatattttcgaaaaatcgaatccagtttctaaaatccgaaaaatttcaaataatttcctaaaattcagataaaataaaatatcaatatttatctaaaaataataaatttaaaaattaagggtgttacaacttcAGTAGCTTTGTTCAGTACAACAACATTCTTCTTAAGCATCTGACTTTTGTATTAGGGAGAATATGAAGATAAGAATAAAATGGCATTTCTGACTTTTTCCATTTAGCTAATGGAATTGTTAATGGAATCACTAActagttttattttaaataaataaaagatattTTAATTGCTTCTAAGAATTTTAGAgaccaattaataaattttgataaaattataataatttatcttttttatttaattggataaataaataaatattaatatttttaaatttttattataaattcttTTTAAGACTAAATATGAGAATTTATTaaagatatttaaaaattaaaattttaagaaatgatGATTAtgccaattttattataattattatgattattattggttctattataattaatttttaaaatcgaaATGTTCATTACATGATGATGGTAGGGTACTCACTCTGCCAAAGCTTGAGCCGCTAGATAGAAGCCATGTGCAAAGCTCGCTCAATCGGCAAGAACATCCTTGAAGGTATATTGACTTTTCTTATTTAAATTGAatccaattaaattaaattaaattaaattattaaaattaaattaattaaattattatattttaaaaattaaattaaactcaaataaataaaaaattaaatctaatcaaattactttattttaatttaatttaatttaatttaaatcaattgatttttaaattttaataattttttaatttaaatttaaaatttaaaatatttaatctgattttaattttaatttaaatttaataattattaattaataaaattaaataatttatatatattaaattatatataattcttaaatttttttataaaaataaattaatttaaaaaattaataaaataatttaattttat
This sequence is a window from Hevea brasiliensis isolate MT/VB/25A 57/8 chromosome 10, ASM3005281v1, whole genome shotgun sequence. Protein-coding genes within it:
- the LOC110645016 gene encoding cytochrome P450 81Q32, yielding MLENLVKQSKKKEIMEDSVPCFFLSVLILFLVFKTFRSRICYRNLPPSPPALPIIGHLRLLKPRMYRTLQNLAKEYGPIFSLRFGCRLVVVVSSSSAVEECFTKNDVILANRPKFLAGKHIAYNNTTIAQSSYGDHWRNLRRIVAIEIFSTARLNKFLSIRKDEIKRLITKLSQRSLQDFAKVELKSLFKELTFNITVRMIAGKRYYGEDVSDEEEARRFRELMVDVVSYIGASNPGDFLPILNWIDGGRFEKKLKSFGKRTDEFAQRLIDEHRSKKNNLESMNTMIDHLLSSQESEPDYHTDETIKGLVLGLIFAGTDTSAVTLEWAMSNLLNNPHVLKKARDEIETQVGPQCLLDEPPLSKLPYLQNIFHETLRLYPATPLLVPHEASDDCTIGGYNVPRGTIVLVNAWALHRDPALWDDPMSFKPERFDDGGGEGSKFTPFGLGRRACPGAGLAQRVVILALGTLIQCFEWNRVTDEEIDMMEGRGLTMPKLEPLEAMCKARPIVKNILY